DNA from Apostichopus japonicus isolate 1M-3 chromosome 15, ASM3797524v1, whole genome shotgun sequence:
TTTTACTGCTAGAAGTTAGAAAGATCTAAACTATAGTTAAAGGTTAATGAGGAGTGTTCTGCTTAGTAAGACAACACAGTATCGAGGGTATATAGGAAAATATCAAGTTTACTAAGCGTGTGGAAATCTTGGATCGGCTTTGGGAAGGCCGGCCTTGTTTCCACGTCCGCCTTTGGAGAGAGTAAACAGTTCAAGTTCACATATGAATGGCAGAGACTTTCTGCATTTGCAATCGTTCCACCGACCAAGTCCTCCTCTATTAATCTCCACGCAATTCTCGTTGTCCATGAAGTTGTTTGGTTCTCCACGTTTCCAGAAAGTTTGCTCAGGAAGAAATACTTCTCGATTGTGAGCATCCCATTCAAACTCACCTGTATAGGAGACAACGATAATAATATTGGCatcatttccagtcattttctAATCAtacttgggcaaggcactttatctccattgcctctcttcatccAGGTATATAcaggcgaagggggcagcccccccccccgcctccctcttgagcatattttttggtatgttttttatgatatcgctagtaatttcaaagagaaaatgctaagatgcaacttacaagcctgggaagtgccatttccagcgatctgggaggcattttcagccaaaattttcttgtacgcttcgctacgcttagatagtttgcagtgccgtatctacggctctgaaaGTTTGCCTAccgtttcgcccctcccttaacaaattcctcgctacgcgcctgggtgtataaatggggacttatGAGATAAAGTGCATGGAAGTTGGGCgatgtttagctgctgccatgttgAGGGATTGTATCTATGCCGTTTGataggttatcgttgaccatgcagggtaatattgtgatgcgcctgGAGCACTGTTATCGGGGGATATGCCTGCGCTTTACAAATCCTCAATATAATTATAACTAGAGTTCACAAATAAGGATGTGAATTACATTACAATTACGTCTATACATATACCTGCATGTGTTACTGCTCAAGCTGCTTCTTTCAGTGGAGTAGCTAAAGTGGGAGGCAGGGAGATGTGCTCTTATACCCAAAAGAAGTTTTCATGGACTAAATGGGTATACGGccataaattttcaaaataaaaataaacatgatgTATATTACATCGTGTTAGCTCGGCTACTTGTTTTATAGCACAGTGCGCGTGATCTGCTTCTTAGAAGGATTTACTTATTAGCCATACGTAGCATAAAATGAGATTTTTCTGAATCATTTAACTTTGATTATTCAGTGTCTGACACAATGAGTTCCGTGCATGCATGGAACTTGATTGTTGTCtgcaacaaaaacatatatgttaatCTCAATTTGGATCATTATAATAGAAAGGCATGTTCCCTTGAGGTACCTAAAAACGCACACTATTATGTATATTCTAAATATTTGATATAGTTAAGATACACAGGGCTATAACCACTGGCGGTATGGAGGAACtttcctcctcccctccctccctcccctcccctcccctcccttctcctctcctctcctcccacATTCCATCTCCCCCCAGACTTCTTCCAAATTGCTTACATTTTATAAAATATACACGCACGCAAAATGGTATAAACTGGTCACATTCAAAGTTGTACTGTTCAAGTTCACAgttaaaataatggaaattaaaACACCATTTGGCGTCTAAGCCTCCTAACCGAAATAAACATTCTCAAATGGGAGGGGATGCAATTCTAGAccataatagaaataataaaaagaaacaaaacctATACCTTCGGTTTTCTGGTCGTTCAGACCGATCCAAGCTCGCTTCTTCTGCCCCTTCATTACCACATAAGTGATGAAATCATTTTCTAAAGTGTCGTGAACAGAAGCCAAGTGACCGTAGTTGTATTCGCTGTTGTCATGGCAAAAGTCCTTGGCCTTATCCCAAGTGAGTGGGTTTTCAATGAACTTGTAACAGCTCGTACGATAGTTTTGCCAACCAGATGGACAATCTTTTGTTAACacagaaataagaaatattgcAAACAGTTAGGTTGTAAAAAAGTTAGATTGAGTAAATGGCCAAGGCCGATTatagttttgaaaatttgttcAACTATTTAGGTCACCTGCATCCGAATGGACATCTAATGCTGAGTTATTAGGATTTTCTGATTATTAGGTACGTTTTAGACCATGTTTTGCCCCTCACCCCTCCTTCCTCGTTTGGATCGCCATTGGGCCGATGTTGGGGTCTCTATATATaatggcatactcctattagagtctatatccatccgctcgattgttctccttcaggaaaagtgccaaaaagcagcaagAGAACATCTTtagtgacctgttatcaatcatgatctagtttgtTGTGGATCTcatgttaaagagcatgaatggaagtacatgtggtgagaaaattgggtcaattgaggcaattttagacccctttaggcctcccaggagcagcgtaggaaatttgttttccactgagtgaagaggtttgtttacaagtgacgaaaacttacggctcggatagcaaaaaatctacatggtcatgatacggaaaattgatggttccatgaaaggccaattt
Protein-coding regions in this window:
- the LOC139980471 gene encoding C-type lectin lectoxin-Phi1-like, with the translated sequence MAIRLILLAVVLGLVRGQSHCPSGWQNYRTSCYKFIENPLTWDKAKDFCHDNSEYNYGHLASVHDTLENDFITYVVMKGQKKRAWIGLNDQKTEGEFEWDAHNREVFLPEQTFWKRGEPNNFMDNENCVEINRGGLGRWNDCKCRKSLPFICELELFTLSKGGRGNKAGLPKADPRFPHA